TGACCGCCCCTATCAGTGAGCAGTCTCGCGATTCGAAGATACAAAAGTCTCTTGGCCGACGGCGATTCAGTTGAAACCGCCTCCGCGGCCAGCCGGTCGACTTCGGCGTTCGGGCAGTAGTCCCGGCGCTGCAGAATCGAAGCGAGCCGATCAAACAACGAGCGCATCTGCGCCGGATCGTTTGTCGCCCGGAGCTTTGCTATGGCGTCGTTGAATTCGGGGTCCTGATACCGGCTGTGATACACAAACTGAAACACGTCGGTTAGCTGATTGAAGCCTATTCCAATCAGATAATAGAGATCGAACTGCGCCTTGGCGAGCTTGTCGAACAACGTCGCGAGCTCGAGCGACTTGAGCTCAAGCTGTATCCCCACGCGCCTGAGTTGATCCTGCATAACCGACGCAATATTTCTGGAAAGCTGCGTCGTGGTCGTCAGCATGGTCAACGTGATTCGGGGTTGTGGACCGTCGCCATCCGGGTCCGGGAAGCCGGCTTCGTCGAGCAATTGCTTCGCGCGTTCAGGATCGGGATCGTAAACCGTGACGGCGGGATTATAGACCCGGTGCTCGGGCGGCATGATCGCGTTCGCCTTTCGCGCTTGATCTCTGAGCAGGCGATGAATGATGACGTCGCGGTCAATTCCATAGGCGACCGCCTGTCTGAGTTTTTGATTAGACAACAAAGAAGTCGGCGAAACGTTGACGCCCAGGTAACCAATACTTGCTCCATCGCCGAGAACCACTTGCATATCCCGGCGCTGGCCGAGCGCGCGAATCGTCTCTGGATCGAACTGCGCGTTGTAAGCCATGTCGACTTCGCCGCTCATCAATTCCGCCTGTCGGGTGCTGTTGTCGGTCACGACTTTAATGCGAACGCGGGGAACGTTCGGTGCGCCGCCCCAATAAGCCTCGTTGGCTTCGAGCTGAATAGCTTCCCCTTCTTTGTATGAAACGAACTTGTACGGCCCGCTGCCGATCGGCGAGTTGCTGATCTCGGTTCCCGCTCCATCCGGGATTATGCCGACGGCCAGCAAATTTCCGATGAAAGTGTAGAACGGTTCTCGTGCGTAAAAGATGACCGTTAGCGGGTCGGGCGCAACGATCGAGCTGATCTTGTCGACCAGGCCGCGAATCGGAGACTTGAGTTCCGGTGAGAGCAACGTCTCGAACGTGTACTTCACATCGGCGGACGTGAGCTGCTTGCCGTTGTGAAACATAACGCCCGAACGGAGATGAAAAGTGAAGGTCTTATGATCTTCCGATTCTTCGAAACGTTCGGCGAGCGAAGGAACCAACTCAAATTTCTCGTCTTTTACCACCAACGTGTCGTAGACAAGTTGCATGGTGCGAGCTGAAGCTGGAAAGGAAGTGGAAAAGCGCGGGTCGAACCCCTTGGGCGCAAACTCGACTGCGATAACCAGTGAGCCCGGCTCTCCGCCTCGCCGGCAGCCGATTGATTGAAGAGCGACCACCAGGATAACAGAAAGCAGAAGGCAGAAGGCAGAAGGCAGAGGGCGGAAGGCAGAAGGTAGAAGGTAGAAGGCGGAAGGCAGAAGGCGGAAGGCAGAAGGCGGAAGGCAAAAGGCAGAAGGGAGAAGGTAGAAGGCGGAAGGCACCGAACAACAAGAGCCACAATCAGGCCCTCTTGACTGCCTTCTGCTTTCTGCCTTCTGCTTTCTCCTTTCTGCTTTCTGCTTTCTGCTTTCTGCCTTCTGCTTTCTGCCTTCCGCCTTCTGCCTTCTGTTCATTTGGAGTGTTGCAACGCAAGGTTCAATTCTCCGATGCGTTCGCGCAGCCGTACGACTGCTTGTTCGCTGTATGCGTGAGGCGGCGAGAGCATCGACTTGATGCGTGCGATGTGATCGAATGAACGGCTGATATGGGTCTTGGTGATGCGCCCGTCGCGCGCGGCCGTCACCATCGCTTCCCAGGCCGCCGACGCGCGCCCGGGCGAATGCGAATCGGCGATCATGACCATATCGATTCCCGCCTCGATTGCCATCACCGCCGCGTCCGGCACTTCCCGCGTCCCGCTGATCGCCCCCATCTCCA
This window of the Acidobacteriota bacterium genome carries:
- a CDS encoding ABC transporter substrate-binding protein, translated to MQLVYDTLVVKDEKFELVPSLAERFEESEDHKTFTFHLRSGVMFHNGKQLTSADVKYTFETLLSPELKSPIRGLVDKISSIVAPDPLTVIFYAREPFYTFIGNLLAVGIIPDGAGTEISNSPIGSGPYKFVSYKEGEAIQLEANEAYWGGAPNVPRVRIKVVTDNSTRQAELMSGEVDMAYNAQFDPETIRALGQRRDMQVVLGDGASIGYLGVNVSPTSLLSNQKLRQAVAYGIDRDVIIHRLLRDQARKANAIMPPEHRVYNPAVTVYDPDPERAKQLLDEAGFPDPDGDGPQPRITLTMLTTTTQLSRNIASVMQDQLRRVGIQLELKSLELATLFDKLAKAQFDLYYLIGIGFNQLTDVFQFVYHSRYQDPEFNDAIAKLRATNDPAQMRSLFDRLASILQRRDYCPNAEVDRLAAEAVSTESPSAKRLLYLRIARLLTDRGGQNRMRYCNPEVDRWIVEGEQTNDPKLKLELFWKIQKTVSEELPQIYLWYPANVLVARTRVSNIQIEPSGSWFFIAKLRLEDR